A genomic region of Oryza glaberrima chromosome 1, OglaRS2, whole genome shotgun sequence contains the following coding sequences:
- the LOC127757062 gene encoding uncharacterized protein LOC127757062 translates to MDQMAERQHKKRKPEKMAGARTSGHDKEEEKKVKAPSVYLVVGHEVSWATYSVFKVDPYAAAKRGGGGGDEEDPAPVPIPRRLARISAKFCMSFAPVPVRSWIVGVGGDSADEDYAPETIVFDTETRAVIRGPNLLSTKLHPVVLTIGHKIYALARYPSVTGQLDFVPWFEVLDLSQARVVDGHLESCEWKPLPRPPFFPWDLTPLQYLSPPMVTVESYVALASCILVSLSQQEGTHMFDVEKEQWSKLDDNSLPFVRGAVPHGPIFLGLSRAKKTITAYNITVVCQPRSGGTAPSLSIVEFPVVSDREEEILSTPIFLSLGSPGFCSLKSWSDHPTTDDPCTRARIKLMAYHTEEPISQECIESSHGLLIPNQWKQVYEICDSSRELIWQCLITAMSL, encoded by the coding sequence atgGATCAGATGGCGGAGCGGCAGCACAAGAAGCGGAAGCCGGAGAAGATGGCCGGCGCGCGCACCAGCGGCCATgataaggaggaggagaagaaggtgaaGGCTCCTTCGGTGTACCTGGTGGTAGGCCATGAGGTGAGCTGGGCAACCTACTCCGTGTTCAAGGTGGATCCCTACGCGGCGGcgaagagaggcggcggcggcggcgacgaggaggatcCCGCTCCGGTGCCTATCCCTCGCCGGCTCGCCCGCATCAGCGCCAAGTTCTGCATGTCTTTCGCCCCCGTGCCCGTGCGCTCATGGATCGTCGGCGTCGGGGGCGATTCAGCGGATGAGGACTACGCCCCGGAGACCATCGTCTTCGACACCGAGACTCGCGCCGTGATCCGGGGGCCCAACCTCCTGTCGACCAAGCTCCACCCGGTTGTGCTCACCATCGGCCACAAGATCTACGCCCTGGCACGGTATCCCTCCGTCACGGGGCAACTCGACTTCGTTCCATGGTTCGAGGTGCTTGATCTCTCCCAAGCGCGCGTGGTCGATGGCCATCTAGAGAGCTGCGAGTGGAAGCCCCTGCCACGGCCTCCCTTCTTCCCATGGGACCTCACCCCATTGCAGTACCTTTCTCCGCCAATGGTTACTGTCGAGTCCTACGTTGCACTGGCCTCCTGCATTCTGGTGTCATTATCTCAGCAGGAGGGCACGCACATGTTTGATGTCGAGAAGGAGCAATGGTCGAAACTGGATGACAACAGCCTGCCATTCGTCAGAGGCGCCGTTCCACACGGACCCATCTTCCTTGGCTTATCGAGAGCCAAGAAAACCATCACCGCATACAATATCACAGTGGTCTGCCAACCAAGGTCAGGCGGCACAGCGCCGTCCTTATCAATTGTTGAGTTCCCTGTGGTGTCTGACAGGGAAGAGGAGATCTTAAGCACACCAATATTTCTTTCTCTCGGTAGCCCTGGCTTCTGTTCTTTGAAAAGTTGGAGCGACCACCCAACAACGGATGATCCATGTACTCGTGCACGTATCAAATTGATGGCATACCATACAGAGGAACCCATATCACAAGAGTGCATCGAGTCTTCTCATGGCTTATTGATACCGA
- the LOC127760805 gene encoding uncharacterized protein LOC127760805, with product MSTPSQKKRRSKGKDGAVAPVGLRLNRLGRASPREAAGKPVYLAVEHDDDQEVPAHSIVELGGGGEAHLVLHNVRGMSFATVESRYGPRIVGVGGKLFTTVYDPKTSMEIPGPFLVEPKLRPVLIPRGSKLYALSRTPSVVPGLDFLPWFVYLDLNYVLVAPHDARTMGWHHLPPPPIFPVRLNPLEYRDPPEVRVASYAVVGSHILLSVQQDKGTCAFDMDTNQWDMVDANNLPFIGKAVPLGGHLFIARSIANGGAAAVYDIRVFPLQPTSSGSHKTELSILNIPVVSKGIVPGQLFCSLGKGIFSSIDVRSAATPGPDAKLHKARIVHRTYSQVGGDDTEDNNYTVITKQHRQIYKLIDRTRHLAHPSPVVAALTMEAE from the coding sequence ATGTCGACGCCTAGccagaagaagaggaggagtaAGGGGAAGgacggcgcggtggcgccggtGGGACTGAGGCTTAATCGCCTGGGTCGTGCTTCTCCTCGCGAGGCCGCCGGGAAGCCGGTGTACCTTGCGGTGGAGCACGACGATGACCAGGAGGTGCCCGCGCACTCCATcgtcgagctcggcggcggcggcgaagcccaCCTTGTGCTTCACAACGTCCGCGGGATGTCCTTCGCCACCGTGGAGTCGCGCTACGGGCCCCGGATCGTAGGCGTCGGCGGCAAGTTGTTCACCACGGTGTACGACCCCAAGACCTCGATGGAGATCCCCGGCCCCTTCCTCGTCGAGCCTAAGCTCCGGCCCGTCCTCATCCCGCGGGGCAGCAAGCTGTATGCGCTCTCCCGAACCCCTTCCGTCGTGCCCGGCCTCGACTTCCTGCCCTGGTTCGTGTACCTCGACCTCAACTACGTCTTGGTCGCCCCTCACGACGCGAGAACCATGGGATGGCAccacttgccgccgccgcccatcttCCCTGTCCGCCTCAACCCGCTCGAGTACCGTGACCCGCCGGAGGTCCGCGTCGCCTCCTACGCCGTGGTCGGCTCCCACATACTGCTCTCCGTGCAGCAAGACAAGGGCACCTGCGCTTTCGACATGGACACCAACCAGTGGGATATGGTGGACGCCAACAACTTGCCTTTCATCGGCAAGGCTGTTCCCCTTGGTGGCCACCTCTTCATTGCCCGCTCCATAGCCAATGGCGGTGCTGCTGCAGTGTACGACATCAGGGTCTTCCCCTTACAGCCAACAAGTTCAGGGTCACACAAGACGGAGTTGTCCATCCTCAACATCCCCGTGGTGTCCAAGGGCATTGTTCCAGGGCAGCTTTTCTGCTCCTTGGGGAAGGGCATCTTCTCTTCCATCGACGTTCGATCTGCTGCTACTCCTGGTCCAGACGCCAAGCTGCATAAAGCGCGTATCGTTCATCGCACCTACTCTCAGGTTGGAGGGGATGACACTGAGGACAATAATTATACTGTCATAACCAAACAGCACAGACAGATTTACAAACTTATTGATCGGACTCGTCATTTGGCTCATCCTTCTCCGGTTGTTGCTGCTTTAACTAT